The Fimbriimonas ginsengisoli Gsoil 348 genome window below encodes:
- a CDS encoding TIR domain-containing protein — MAKDGYRIPLQVYVLWCPKLNADGLDVAKGAAISTELYALLCRDIDEPLTRGIGIPTYFRSVPGPGLDMPLGIDFDGAESICVIALIDSEMVIDSKWSAYLTEIQRRIAASGGRHGFVPVALDASAIGYLPIKNLNSVRYDLQKENASAFLRISVTHELCRMLDANSEPGKPGSAIRIFISHAKKDGNEEAKLLKERIEETHADRFFDAVSIAPGYEFAKEIEDGIRGSTVIALVTDRYSSRPWCRKEILLAKAYRRPIVVVDALEKEELRSFPYLGNCRVLRWTEDAYSIVLAALSETLRFEYQLRRLGELTRIGRFPKNARQLLRAPELLDFKGLGSGNSKGAKKPVVYPDPPLGVEETDAIREFCPTAEFLTATAPWPEPKLEGKRVGISISDSPDLAARGLSPNHLTDATYEIARNLLAFGAKLGYGGDLRKAGFTERMVEFVYSFEGEVDPSSLTNYEAWPVHTFGNRQRLAEVTNLITVEMLPLPDDVQGSPATPLDPLKPEERYVLARCFTEMRQRMHREIHARVVLAGASTKYTGKMPGILEEILIAIEGGAPVYLMGGFGGCAGVVADGVRGRAPVELTMDYQLEHNPGYRAFVPFYESKGNAPIDYPAFTTRLQTAGPGGLNNGLSESENLRLMESSDLDEINHLILRGLSTRFPS; from the coding sequence ATGGCGAAAGATGGCTACCGCATCCCTTTGCAGGTGTACGTGCTTTGGTGCCCAAAGCTCAATGCCGACGGGCTGGATGTCGCAAAGGGAGCCGCAATTTCCACCGAGCTTTACGCCCTTCTCTGTCGCGACATCGACGAGCCGCTGACGCGAGGGATCGGTATCCCTACCTATTTCAGAAGCGTGCCCGGCCCGGGGCTCGATATGCCCCTTGGCATCGATTTCGATGGGGCGGAATCGATTTGCGTCATTGCCCTCATCGACTCCGAAATGGTGATCGACTCAAAATGGTCCGCCTACCTCACCGAGATCCAACGCCGGATCGCTGCCTCGGGAGGGCGTCACGGGTTCGTGCCCGTCGCTCTCGACGCTTCGGCGATCGGTTACCTGCCGATAAAAAATCTGAATAGCGTCCGATACGATCTGCAGAAGGAGAACGCGTCGGCTTTCCTCAGGATCTCGGTAACCCACGAGCTTTGCCGGATGCTCGATGCCAACAGTGAACCAGGCAAGCCGGGATCGGCGATCCGTATCTTCATCAGCCACGCTAAAAAGGATGGAAACGAAGAAGCGAAACTGCTTAAGGAGCGGATCGAAGAAACCCACGCGGACCGGTTTTTCGACGCGGTCAGCATAGCGCCCGGCTATGAGTTTGCCAAAGAGATCGAGGACGGTATCCGCGGTTCGACCGTGATTGCGCTCGTCACCGACCGCTATTCCTCGCGACCTTGGTGTCGCAAGGAGATACTGCTTGCCAAGGCGTATCGACGTCCTATCGTTGTCGTCGACGCACTCGAAAAAGAGGAGCTCCGCAGCTTCCCGTATCTAGGCAATTGCCGGGTTCTGCGGTGGACCGAAGACGCTTATTCCATCGTCCTCGCCGCGCTCTCGGAGACGTTGCGATTTGAGTATCAGCTTCGCCGGTTAGGCGAGCTCACCCGCATTGGCCGCTTTCCAAAGAACGCCCGGCAACTGTTGCGAGCTCCTGAGCTGCTGGATTTCAAGGGTCTCGGCTCGGGTAACTCCAAGGGAGCCAAGAAGCCGGTGGTCTATCCGGACCCCCCGCTGGGAGTGGAGGAGACCGACGCCATCCGCGAGTTTTGTCCGACGGCGGAGTTTCTCACCGCGACCGCGCCTTGGCCCGAGCCCAAGCTGGAGGGCAAGCGGGTCGGAATCTCCATCTCGGACTCTCCGGATTTGGCCGCGCGGGGGCTGAGCCCGAATCACCTGACCGATGCGACCTACGAAATTGCGAGGAATCTGCTTGCCTTTGGAGCGAAGCTAGGCTATGGAGGAGACCTCCGCAAAGCCGGATTCACGGAGCGGATGGTCGAGTTCGTCTACTCCTTCGAAGGCGAAGTCGATCCGTCGTCGTTAACGAATTACGAGGCTTGGCCGGTGCATACGTTCGGCAATCGGCAGCGTCTGGCGGAAGTGACCAATTTGATTACCGTCGAGATGCTGCCCTTGCCGGACGACGTTCAGGGATCGCCGGCGACTCCGTTGGATCCGCTAAAGCCGGAAGAGAGATACGTCCTCGCCCGCTGCTTTACCGAGATGCGACAGCGGATGCACCGAGAAATTCACGCCCGGGTCGTGCTTGCCGGCGCGTCGACCAAGTACACGGGGAAGATGCCGGGGATCTTGGAGGAGATTCTCATCGCAATCGAAGGAGGCGCGCCCGTGTATCTCATGGGCGGTTTCGGCGGCTGCGCCGGGGTGGTCGCTGACGGGGTAAGGGGAAGGGCTCCCGTGGAGTTGACGATGGATTACCAGCTAGAACATAACCCCGGCTATCGAGCCTTCGTGCCTTTCTACGAATCGAAAGGGAATGCTCCTATCGACTACCCGGCATTTACGACGAGGCTTCAGACCGCCGGCCCGGGAGGGTTGAACAACGGGCTGAGCGAGTCGGAAAACTTGCGGTTGATGGAGTCGAGCGATCTC
- a CDS encoding DinB family protein, with protein MSSIENYRQWYEHEKWCNEKMLEMLGSVPEGVREDERFQRAVVLAAHLAACRENWLDRMIDGGVNQTDWWPEKAELADLRPRFDAIESRWTDYLANLSEPELDVDFDFPVSSGGGYRWNIEGQIVQLVGHAFYHRGQIAQLVDQLGGEAVDTDYLYWAFSQKPDRWKQLPSSG; from the coding sequence ATGTCCAGCATCGAGAACTATCGGCAGTGGTACGAGCACGAGAAGTGGTGCAACGAGAAGATGCTGGAGATGCTCGGTTCCGTACCCGAGGGCGTCCGGGAGGACGAACGATTCCAGCGGGCGGTGGTACTCGCGGCCCATCTTGCGGCCTGCCGGGAGAACTGGCTGGACCGTATGATCGACGGAGGCGTGAATCAGACCGACTGGTGGCCGGAGAAGGCCGAACTCGCCGACCTCCGCCCCCGCTTCGATGCCATCGAATCACGGTGGACGGACTACCTCGCCAACCTAAGCGAACCGGAGCTGGACGTGGACTTTGACTTCCCGGTTTCCTCAGGCGGCGGCTACCGCTGGAATATCGAAGGGCAGATCGTCCAGCTCGTCGGACACGCATTCTATCATCGCGGGCAGATCGCGCAGCTCGTCGACCAACTCGGCGGTGAGGCGGTCGACACCGACTATCTATACTGGGCTTTCTCGCAAAAGCCGGATCGTTGGAAGCAGTTGCCTTCCAGTGGTTAG
- a CDS encoding sialidase family protein yields the protein MPSLLLLSLFLSSPSEPVLVTPAGFLAREPQVAVSGRKVFVACGNKDRLFVVASENGGQSYSPPVALNTPGSLSLGMRRGPRIAVANGVVVVSAVYGKTGGGRDGELLSWRSTDSGRTWSGPAPISDVPGAAREGLHAMAASGDGKLAAAWLDLREGGTQIWASTSNDAGATWSKNLRVYRSPDGHVCECCHPSLAFGPKGELYVMFRNWLGGSRDMYLSTSVDGGRTFDAAQKLGAGTWPLNACPMDGGALAVEADGRVTTAWRRDGHVFTCVPGQPEIDLGEGTQPWVATTKSGTSAVWLHQGEVRTLQGNSVTSLGSGGDPVIASSEAGSIAAWADENGRIWSRRL from the coding sequence ATGCCTTCCCTGCTTCTCCTCTCCCTTTTCCTTTCCTCCCCGTCGGAGCCGGTGCTCGTGACTCCCGCCGGGTTTTTGGCGCGCGAGCCTCAGGTGGCGGTCTCCGGGCGTAAAGTCTTTGTCGCTTGCGGCAACAAAGACCGGCTGTTCGTCGTTGCCTCCGAGAACGGCGGGCAAAGTTACTCGCCACCCGTAGCCTTGAATACCCCTGGAAGTCTCTCGCTAGGAATGCGTCGGGGGCCTAGGATTGCAGTTGCGAATGGAGTGGTCGTCGTCTCGGCCGTTTATGGAAAGACTGGAGGCGGCCGCGACGGCGAGCTGCTTTCCTGGCGCTCTACCGACTCCGGCCGGACCTGGAGCGGGCCCGCACCGATTAGCGACGTCCCCGGCGCCGCTCGCGAGGGGCTGCATGCCATGGCGGCCTCCGGCGATGGCAAGCTGGCTGCCGCTTGGCTCGATCTTCGAGAAGGGGGAACCCAGATTTGGGCTTCGACCTCGAACGATGCCGGAGCGACCTGGTCGAAAAACCTTCGGGTCTACCGGTCGCCTGACGGGCATGTCTGCGAATGCTGCCATCCCTCGTTGGCGTTCGGTCCGAAGGGTGAGCTCTATGTAATGTTCCGCAACTGGCTCGGCGGTTCGCGCGATATGTACCTTTCCACCTCTGTCGACGGCGGGCGAACCTTCGACGCCGCTCAAAAGCTAGGGGCGGGTACATGGCCGCTGAACGCATGCCCGATGGACGGAGGCGCCCTTGCCGTGGAGGCCGACGGGCGCGTTACGACCGCTTGGCGGCGGGATGGCCATGTATTTACCTGTGTCCCCGGTCAGCCCGAAATCGACCTCGGGGAGGGCACTCAGCCGTGGGTCGCGACGACCAAGAGCGGAACCAGCGCCGTGTGGCTTCACCAAGGTGAAGTCCGAACGCTTCAGGGGAATTCCGTTACTTCGCTCGGAAGCGGAGGCGATCCGGTGATCGCCTCCTCGGAGGCGGGCAGCATTGCCGCCTGGGCGGACGAGAACGGGCGGATCTGGTCGCGGCGGCTTTAA
- a CDS encoding DUF1259 domain-containing protein, which produces MDKYSISRRHLIRAGTALGAASAFGLGIAEARLQEPVKKATPPLTATEIAAIDAALGKKGAYNEAQATHVVALPRNDLQVVVRGEAVPIPLGFGGWAAFKNMQEGGKAVFMSDNVLTEEEINPLIDSVEANGLEVGAIHNHFIYEQPRIFFMHVHGTGSPEDLAQRYAKAISTTKISPANQPKPNPPSKTAKEIFDLPGLDAIVGKTGVVNGPAYKYTVGRSDLHITEMGAEMTAAIGLNTWATFVGTPDKAMVAGDVAMLGHEVNPVIRHLRSSGVEVCAVHSHMLAEQPRILFLHYLGRGKAKELAEIFRGVLDLLGNVPRSTHGF; this is translated from the coding sequence ATGGACAAATATTCGATTAGCCGAAGACACTTAATCCGGGCCGGTACCGCGCTCGGAGCGGCCTCCGCCTTCGGGCTCGGGATAGCCGAAGCGAGGCTTCAAGAGCCCGTAAAGAAAGCGACCCCGCCGTTAACGGCAACGGAGATTGCCGCGATCGATGCCGCGCTCGGGAAAAAAGGGGCCTACAACGAAGCTCAGGCAACCCACGTGGTCGCTCTTCCTCGCAACGATCTCCAGGTGGTCGTTCGAGGTGAAGCCGTTCCGATTCCCCTCGGGTTCGGCGGTTGGGCCGCATTCAAGAACATGCAGGAAGGGGGAAAGGCCGTCTTTATGAGCGACAACGTGCTCACGGAAGAGGAGATCAATCCCCTTATCGACTCCGTAGAGGCCAACGGGTTGGAGGTAGGAGCCATCCATAACCATTTCATCTACGAGCAGCCGAGAATTTTCTTCATGCACGTTCATGGGACCGGATCGCCCGAGGATCTCGCGCAACGATACGCAAAGGCGATCTCGACGACGAAAATTTCCCCCGCCAATCAGCCCAAACCAAATCCACCGTCCAAGACGGCGAAAGAGATTTTCGATCTCCCGGGCCTCGACGCGATCGTCGGTAAAACCGGCGTCGTCAATGGCCCCGCATATAAGTACACGGTTGGGCGCAGCGATCTCCATATCACGGAAATGGGGGCCGAAATGACTGCCGCAATCGGCTTGAACACTTGGGCCACCTTTGTTGGAACGCCCGACAAGGCCATGGTCGCCGGCGACGTGGCGATGCTGGGACACGAGGTGAATCCGGTCATCCGCCACCTGCGATCTTCCGGGGTGGAAGTCTGCGCGGTGCACAGCCACATGCTCGCGGAGCAGCCCAGGATTTTGTTCCTTCACTATCTGGGCCGCGGTAAAGCCAAGGAACTCGCCGAAATATTCCGGGGCGTCCTCGATTTACTTGGAAACGTTCCGCGATCGACGCACGGTTTTTGA
- a CDS encoding MFS transporter, translating to MSSPEIQPASGEATTEGLSPTVKALGLVSLLTDFSSEMVYPLNPVFLTKVLGAPAWAVGLVEGAAESTASILKLYSGRLSDRVGKRKPLTVAGYSMAAVAKPMIGLAGPWGVMLAARLLDRAGKGIRSAPRDALIADTTSPLNRGRAFGLHRSMDTTGAVLGPLMGYVFLQRFPGQFRSLYLLAFLPAVLGVVVLVTVVRERAKTGEAIKGSAAFSISGLSPSYRRYLLIIGLFALGNSSDAFILLRAQTMGVRADQMLLLYALFNVVEATLGYAAGGLSDKVGRKPLIVAGWTIFALVYLGFALASSPGIAWALFVAYGLYYTFTQGTQKAFAADLAHADRRGAELGAFHMLLGLGALPASLIAGALFSRVSPSAPFFMGAFTAALSAGLLLAFGPKKDERPVLA from the coding sequence ATGTCCAGCCCAGAAATCCAGCCAGCCAGCGGCGAAGCAACCACCGAAGGCCTGAGCCCGACGGTGAAGGCGCTGGGTCTGGTAAGTCTCCTTACGGACTTCTCCAGTGAGATGGTCTACCCCCTTAACCCGGTGTTTCTCACTAAAGTGCTGGGAGCGCCGGCCTGGGCGGTGGGCCTGGTCGAAGGAGCTGCCGAGAGCACGGCCAGCATACTGAAGCTCTACTCAGGCCGGCTGTCCGACCGGGTGGGTAAGCGCAAGCCTCTTACGGTTGCGGGCTACAGCATGGCCGCGGTCGCTAAGCCGATGATCGGCCTCGCCGGTCCATGGGGAGTGATGCTGGCGGCTCGACTCCTCGATCGGGCCGGTAAAGGCATCCGTTCCGCCCCGCGCGACGCCCTCATCGCAGACACGACCTCGCCGCTCAACCGCGGGCGGGCTTTCGGATTACACCGCTCGATGGACACCACGGGCGCGGTGCTCGGGCCGCTCATGGGCTACGTCTTCCTCCAACGCTTTCCCGGACAGTTCCGCAGCCTGTACCTCTTGGCCTTTCTACCCGCCGTTCTTGGCGTGGTCGTGCTCGTAACCGTCGTCCGCGAGCGAGCCAAGACAGGCGAGGCGATTAAGGGATCGGCCGCCTTTTCCATCTCGGGGTTGAGCCCTAGCTATCGCCGCTACCTCCTCATCATCGGCCTCTTCGCCCTAGGAAACTCGTCCGACGCCTTCATCTTGCTTCGGGCACAGACGATGGGTGTCAGAGCCGATCAGATGCTCCTCTTGTATGCCCTCTTCAACGTGGTGGAAGCAACGCTCGGCTACGCAGCGGGCGGCCTTTCCGATAAAGTAGGCCGCAAACCGCTGATCGTGGCTGGGTGGACCATATTCGCCCTGGTATATCTCGGCTTCGCGCTGGCTTCAAGTCCCGGTATTGCCTGGGCTCTCTTCGTCGCCTACGGCCTGTACTACACGTTCACGCAAGGAACTCAAAAAGCTTTTGCCGCCGACCTTGCCCACGCTGATCGCCGCGGCGCGGAGCTCGGCGCATTTCATATGCTGCTGGGACTAGGGGCCTTGCCGGCAAGCCTCATCGCGGGGGCGCTTTTCAGTCGCGTGAGCCCTTCGGCCCCCTTCTTCATGGGCGCGTTTACCGCCGCTCTGTCGGCCGGCTTGCTCCTTGCCTTCGGCCCGAAGAAAGACGAGCGGCCGGTCCTCGCCTAG
- a CDS encoding prepilin-type N-terminal cleavage/methylation domain-containing protein, whose translation MARRAFTLIELLVVIAIIAILAAILFPVFAQAKAAAKKTACLSNTKQIGLAAYMYVTDHDGMYPQVKQTDAQPDVDDADGSIEDPDYGSVFAIIYPYTGGGTITGEDVSKQKIFSCPADSNPWGKGCDVINPAAPPLASYLINGYYVWGLNESSIDKPASSIYFAERRSEAENGADQFCDDIYHPWFNPSNPAAPENEMDPFTGAIATHRHLGQSNYVFAEGHVKSLPWSQTYSATVNLHSPKQP comes from the coding sequence ATGGCACGACGCGCCTTCACGCTGATCGAACTTCTCGTTGTGATCGCGATTATCGCGATCCTCGCGGCAATCCTTTTCCCGGTGTTCGCTCAGGCAAAAGCCGCGGCGAAGAAGACTGCCTGCCTCAGCAACACCAAGCAGATCGGTTTGGCCGCTTACATGTATGTCACCGATCACGACGGGATGTACCCGCAGGTGAAGCAGACCGACGCCCAGCCGGACGTTGACGATGCCGACGGTTCGATCGAAGACCCGGATTACGGTTCCGTCTTCGCGATCATCTACCCCTACACGGGTGGCGGAACGATTACCGGAGAAGACGTTAGCAAGCAGAAGATCTTCTCTTGCCCGGCCGACTCGAACCCCTGGGGGAAAGGTTGCGACGTGATCAATCCCGCCGCCCCGCCCCTCGCCAGCTACCTCATCAACGGGTACTACGTTTGGGGTCTTAACGAGTCGTCGATCGACAAGCCCGCATCATCCATCTACTTTGCCGAGCGGCGCAGCGAAGCGGAAAATGGGGCCGACCAGTTCTGCGACGACATCTACCATCCCTGGTTTAACCCGAGCAACCCGGCAGCGCCCGAAAACGAGATGGACCCGTTCACTGGCGCCATCGCCACCCACCGGCACCTGGGCCAATCGAATTACGTCTTTGCCGAAGGGCACGTCAAGAGCCTTCCGTGGAGCCAAACCTACTCGGCCACGGTCAATCTGCACAGTCCCAAGCAGCCGTAA
- a CDS encoding MarR family winged helix-turn-helix transcriptional regulator — MTQISKSDYESLLAFRTALRRFLHFTEQGARAVGLTPQQHQVLLAVMGQPGRDWASVGEIAEALQIRHHAAVGLIDRCQQAGVVMREHDPTDRRTVRVSLTDQGKDVLQRLSSANLAELKTLTDLLKGF; from the coding sequence GTGACCCAGATTTCAAAATCCGACTACGAATCGCTGCTCGCCTTCCGGACGGCACTCCGGCGCTTTCTCCATTTCACCGAGCAAGGAGCGCGCGCCGTCGGTCTCACACCCCAGCAGCACCAGGTCTTGCTGGCGGTTATGGGGCAACCGGGCCGGGATTGGGCTTCCGTCGGCGAGATCGCCGAGGCGCTCCAGATCCGCCACCATGCCGCAGTGGGTCTCATCGATCGATGCCAGCAAGCCGGGGTGGTCATGAGGGAGCACGATCCTACGGACCGACGCACGGTTCGCGTTTCGCTGACCGACCAAGGGAAAGACGTTCTGCAACGCCTGTCGTCGGCCAACCTTGCCGAACTCAAGACGCTGACCGACCTCCTAAAGGGGTTTTGA
- a CDS encoding DUF5990 family protein gives MAIFRASSTAKSKTFTQGTLQPVGDSVKREGDGRRFIHLAWWGTQDGHRQMFRRIKLFFDQVQALDTTTAVNEVAIRGRDSKGLPACARAGVLPNLPE, from the coding sequence GTGGCGATCTTCAGGGCGTCGTCGACGGCGAAGTCGAAAACCTTCACCCAGGGGACGCTGCAGCCGGTTGGCGATTCTGTAAAGCGGGAGGGAGACGGACGCCGTTTCATCCACCTGGCGTGGTGGGGAACTCAGGATGGCCACCGTCAGATGTTCCGCCGGATCAAGCTGTTTTTCGACCAGGTGCAGGCCCTGGATACAACGACCGCCGTCAATGAGGTCGCGATACGCGGTCGAGATAGCAAGGGCTTACCTGCCTGCGCCCGGGCGGGCGTCCTGCCCAACTTGCCCGAATAG
- a CDS encoding NAD-dependent epimerase/dehydratase family protein: protein MRILLTGAGGNIGRGLVPLLTAQGHDLVLSDLNPLPDEPPFAGLPFHQLDIQNGFGLEKAAEGADSIVHTPAWHGIHWRAKTEADFWRLNVDGTFWAFQAARSAGISRFVFLSSQAWHGHYDKYGFTKRIGEELCEYHRRVNGVRYVAVRPADLTPWGDNWVNRYGARLLYGGVDREDVLHAIERSVAFLAGDLAGEPEGLILDAVRPNAFDETQLEGWEADPYGACERIFPGSSDLVRQYEIRIGHKPSVLNSFLGWTETGYQPKHHFGTFLAELRGLDEAVVHAKRCPY, encoded by the coding sequence ATGCGAATCCTATTGACGGGTGCGGGTGGAAATATCGGACGGGGCCTTGTGCCGTTGCTTACGGCGCAAGGCCACGATTTGGTGCTGTCGGATCTAAATCCGCTCCCCGACGAACCGCCGTTCGCTGGCTTGCCCTTTCACCAACTCGATATCCAAAACGGTTTCGGCCTGGAGAAGGCGGCGGAGGGCGCGGACTCGATCGTCCACACTCCGGCCTGGCACGGAATCCACTGGCGCGCAAAGACGGAGGCCGACTTCTGGCGGCTCAATGTGGACGGGACATTTTGGGCCTTTCAGGCCGCCCGCTCCGCCGGGATCTCGCGTTTCGTCTTCTTGAGCTCTCAGGCTTGGCACGGGCATTACGATAAGTACGGATTCACGAAACGGATCGGAGAAGAGCTATGCGAATACCACCGGCGTGTGAACGGAGTCCGCTACGTGGCCGTTCGCCCCGCCGACCTGACCCCGTGGGGAGACAATTGGGTGAACCGGTACGGCGCCCGGCTGCTGTACGGCGGCGTCGATCGAGAAGATGTATTGCATGCGATCGAGCGGTCGGTCGCTTTTCTTGCCGGTGATTTGGCGGGCGAGCCCGAAGGGCTCATTCTTGACGCGGTTCGGCCGAACGCCTTCGATGAGACGCAACTGGAAGGCTGGGAGGCGGATCCGTACGGCGCCTGCGAACGGATATTCCCTGGTTCGTCAGATCTTGTCAGGCAGTACGAGATCCGCATCGGCCACAAGCCATCCGTTCTCAACTCCTTCCTGGGTTGGACCGAAACCGGGTACCAGCCGAAGCACCATTTCGGCACTTTCCTAGCGGAGCTTCGCGGTCTGGACGAAGCCGTGGTCCATGCCAAGCGGTGCCCTTATTAG
- a CDS encoding chloride channel protein: MKNKPIESKHAVVEEELGDFTTDRSVIKISLIALGIGCMSALIAFVLLRLIAFFTNLCFFGRLSIAEATPQQSHLGPWIIVIPAIGGLVIGFMARYGSEKIRGHGIPEALEAILIGRSKIEPKVAVLKPLSSAISIGTGGPFGAEGPIIMTGGACGSLCAQFFHLSSAERKTLLVAGAAGGMSAVFGTPVAAVLLAVELLLFEWKPRSLVPVAFASIAASALRVPLLGQGPIFPVTPHAALGAVGLGLACVLGLLAGFGSGLLTNMVYGFEDLFPKIKLHWMWWPTIGGLFVGLGGYIDPRVLGVGYGTIHALLNGQILGVAALTLLVGKAVVWSASLGSGTSGGVLAPLLMMGGTMGALVGQWLPVGTPGLWAAVGMAAMMGGTMRSPFTAVVFTLELTNDIRITPALLIATIASEVVTVLLLKRSILTEKVARRGHHLTREYVVDPFEIHRVGEIMVREFATIDCDVLLKDLRRPDFADAAWFAERRALPIVDASNRLVGIITQGDMLNATEGTQEEPVTVLEAGSTDLVAVTEDDVLQEAVFKMLRKGVGQLPVVSSSDHERMIGYIDRASVMSARMKWYEEEHLRERHLGFGFANGKG; this comes from the coding sequence ATGAAAAACAAGCCGATCGAATCGAAGCATGCCGTGGTGGAAGAGGAGCTGGGCGATTTCACGACCGACCGCAGCGTTATCAAGATCTCGCTGATTGCGCTCGGTATCGGGTGTATGAGCGCGCTGATCGCCTTCGTGCTGCTCCGCCTGATCGCCTTCTTTACGAATCTCTGCTTCTTCGGCCGGCTTTCCATAGCTGAGGCGACCCCTCAGCAGAGCCATCTCGGCCCTTGGATCATCGTCATTCCCGCCATTGGAGGATTGGTGATCGGTTTCATGGCGCGGTACGGATCGGAGAAGATCCGCGGCCACGGAATTCCGGAAGCCTTGGAGGCGATCCTGATCGGACGAAGCAAGATCGAGCCGAAGGTTGCGGTGCTGAAGCCGCTCTCCTCCGCGATTTCGATTGGGACGGGCGGCCCATTCGGCGCGGAAGGGCCGATCATCATGACCGGCGGGGCGTGCGGCTCGCTCTGCGCCCAGTTCTTTCATCTCTCTTCCGCGGAGCGGAAAACGCTCCTCGTCGCCGGAGCGGCGGGCGGAATGTCCGCGGTGTTCGGCACCCCCGTGGCGGCCGTGCTCTTGGCGGTCGAGCTCCTGTTATTCGAGTGGAAGCCCCGCAGCCTGGTACCGGTCGCGTTTGCCAGCATCGCTGCCTCGGCGCTCCGAGTTCCGCTGCTCGGCCAAGGGCCGATCTTTCCGGTCACGCCACATGCCGCGCTGGGCGCGGTTGGACTCGGCCTCGCTTGCGTGCTGGGGCTTCTTGCCGGATTCGGTTCGGGACTGTTGACGAACATGGTCTACGGGTTTGAAGATCTCTTCCCGAAGATCAAGCTCCACTGGATGTGGTGGCCAACGATCGGCGGCTTATTCGTCGGCCTTGGCGGCTATATCGATCCGCGTGTACTCGGCGTTGGGTACGGAACCATCCACGCCTTATTGAACGGTCAGATCCTCGGAGTCGCGGCGCTAACGCTTCTCGTAGGCAAAGCCGTCGTGTGGAGCGCGTCGCTCGGATCCGGAACCTCGGGCGGCGTCTTGGCTCCACTGCTTATGATGGGTGGAACGATGGGAGCCCTAGTCGGGCAATGGCTCCCGGTGGGTACCCCCGGGTTGTGGGCTGCGGTTGGAATGGCGGCGATGATGGGAGGAACGATGCGCTCGCCGTTTACGGCGGTAGTCTTCACGCTCGAGCTCACGAACGACATCCGAATCACGCCGGCTCTGCTCATCGCGACGATTGCGTCGGAAGTGGTGACCGTTCTCCTTCTGAAGCGCTCGATCCTTACGGAGAAGGTCGCGCGTCGGGGACACCACCTCACTCGCGAGTACGTGGTCGACCCGTTTGAGATCCACCGGGTTGGGGAGATCATGGTCAGGGAGTTCGCCACCATCGACTGCGACGTTTTGTTGAAGGACTTGCGGCGACCGGACTTTGCCGATGCGGCTTGGTTTGCCGAGCGACGGGCATTGCCGATCGTGGACGCTTCGAACCGCCTCGTGGGGATCATCACTCAAGGCGACATGCTCAACGCCACGGAAGGGACCCAGGAGGAACCGGTTACCGTGCTGGAGGCCGGATCGACCGACCTCGTCGCGGTGACGGAAGACGACGTTCTTCAGGAAGCTGTGTTTAAGATGCTCCGGAAAGGGGTCGGCCAGCTCCCGGTCGTCAGCTCCAGCGACCACGAACGAATGATCGGGTACATCGACCGGGCCAGCGTCATGAGTGCCCGGATGAAGTGGTACGAGGAGGAGCACTTGCGCGAGCGGCACCTCGGATTCGGATTCGCGAACGGAAAGGGGTAG